AAATCAAGCAGGCCAGGCTACCCGATGCCGGGGATCAAGAGAGTGTTCAAGTCGGGGAACAAGAGGGTGATCAAGAGCCGGTGAGCGTGAACGGGAGCGAGCCGGCGCCTATCGCTGACAGCACCAGGGCGATGCTTGCGCAGATGCGTGCAGTGCTGGACCGTGAGGCGGCTCGGCTGGGTGAGGAGGGCGTGGAGGGCAAGGCGGCGGTCGATCAGGTGGCGCTGATTGCCCGGACGCTTGAAAAGATCGACCAGATGGAGCGGCTGATCGCCGAGGATAAGGCCCGCGCGCAGAGCCAGGCATTGAGTGGCGAGGAGCGTGAGCAGATGCGCCAGACGGTGCGCCAGCTGATCCTCGCCGCCGCCGAGCGGATGGTGGCGCAGCGGCAGGCGGAGGATGGCGCGAGCGGGCAGGCCGGATAGATGGCCGGAGAGACCCGCGGCATGATTCTCCAGTCGATGACGGTGGCGCTGAATTGCGGCGTGTGGATGCGCCCCAGACGGTATCCCGCGCGGCGGATCCAGATGCGGATGGCCGAAGGGGCTGCGTGCACATCCCGGTCCGAACCCAGCGGCGATCTTGAAGCCGGTCTTGAGGTTGGGGACAGCGGCGCTGCGGCGGTTGCGGATCTGCTCGCAGCCTGGATCGCTGAGTTTGACGACCAGGCGCTGATCGCCAATGCCAATGACTGGCAGTTGATCGCCCGGCCCGAGCAATTGCCGCCTGACGGCGACTGGCGATCCTGGCTGCTGATGGGCGGGCGCGGTTCGGGCAAGACGCGCGCAGGCGCTGAATGGGTGCATGGGCTGGCGTCCGGCGCGGTGCCGGGCCTGGGCCGTCAGGGGCGGATTGCGCTGGTGGCGGAGACCTTTGGCGATGCGCGCGAGGTGATGATCGACGGGGTGTCGGGGATCATGGGCGTGGCTCGGGATCAGCGGCCCGCCTTCGAGGCGACGCGACGCAGGCTGGTCTGGCCCTCCGGCGCGGTGGCGCAGATGTTTTCATCCGAAGACCCCGAAAGCCTGCGTGGCCCGCAATTTGATCTCGCCTGGTGCGATGAACTGGGCAAATGGCGCCATGCCCGCGAGACCTGGGACATGCTGCAATTTGCGCTCAGGCTTGGGCAGCACCCGCGCCAGCTGATCACCACGACGCCAAGGGCGACGCCCCTGATGCTGGCGCTGGTGAAAGACATTGGCACGCGGGTCACACGGATAAGGACCGAGGACAATGCAGGCAATCTGGCGGCGGGGTTTCTCGACACGGTGCGGGCGCGTTATGGCGGCACGCGGCTGGGGCGTCAGGAACTTGACGGCGAGCTGATCGCCGACCGCGAGGACGGGCTGTGGCGGCGCGAGCAACTGGAAGCCCTCGTGGTGCGCAAGCCCGGACCGCTGGGGCGCATCGTGGTGGCGGTGGATCCGCCCGCATCCGGCGAGGCAAAACATTCCTGCTGCGGCATTGTTGCCGCCGGACTGGATGCGGAAGGCCGCGCGGTGGTGCTGGCCGATGGCTCGCAAGAGGGCGCAAGCCCGTCGGGCTGGGCGGGTGCGGTGAGCAGGCTCTACCGCCGCTTTGACGCCGATTGCGTGGTCGCCGAGATCAATCAGGGCGGCGACATGGTGACAAGTGTTCTGCGCACCGTCGATTCGACGCTGCCGGTGCGGCAAGTGCGGGCGACGCGCGGCAAATGGCTGCGCGCCGAACCGGTTGCCGCTCTCTATGAGCAGGGCCGGGTGGTCCATGCCGGGCATTTTGCGGCGCTGGAAGACCAGATGTGCGACTTCGGCCCTGACGGGCTGTCCTCCGGCCGCTCGCCGGACCGGCTCGACGCGCTGGTCTGGGCGCTGACCGAATTGCTGCTCGAACGCAGAGGCGCGCCGCAGATACGGCATCTTTGATGTTGGCGCAGAATCGGACAGGCTCGGCTCTGAACCGGTAGGGCGAAAGGAATGGATGTGGCCAGCGCGACCGAGACAGAAATGGAGATGGTGCTGGCGGGCTATGCCGGGCTTGGTGCGGAATGGATCGCCCGCTCCGACGGTCTGAGTTGCGATGAAATCTATGCGCCTGTGGCGGATCTGCTGCCGCTTGCGCCCTCGCGCGTTCTCGATCTGGGAGCGGCCACCGGGCGCGATGCGGCCTGGCTGGTCAGCCTGGGGCACTGCGTTACCGCGGTGGAGCCGGTAAGGTCCTTGAGAGAGGCCGGGTTGCGGCTTCACCCGCAGGGCGAAATTGACTGGGTCGATGACCGTCTGCCGGGGCTGGAGCGGATCGACGTGGCTGAGAGCTATGGCTGTGTGCTGGCCAATGGCGTGCTGCATCATCTCGAGCCGGCTGCGCAGCAAAGCGCGATCCGCCGTCTGGCCCCAATGCTTGACCCTGGTGGCCTGATGATTGCCTCGCTGCGGCACGGTGCCGGGCCTGAAGGCCGGAAGGCCTGGCCGATCGATGTTGAGGCGCTGGTCGGGATTGCACGGACCTGCGGCTTGGATCTGATACGCCGCGTCGACAAGGGCTCGATCCAGCCGGAGAACCAGACTGCCGGTATCACCTGGACCTGGCTTGCGCTCAGGCGAAGCGAGGGCACCGCCGGCGGCTGAGCGAATTGCTGGTCGGCGCAGGAGCGAACCGCAAGTGCGGCTTTTGTGAAGTGGTTTGGGGTTCAATGAGTGCCGTCATGCCGGACTTGATCCGGTATCCAGCAGGCGAGCGTCCGCGAGCCAGGAGACCTTTTTGCAGGACGCGAGATTGAAAAGAGTCTCTCACCGCGCCGACGCGCGGTCGCTGGATCCCGGATCGGGGTCCGACATGACGGGAAGATCGTTTCACCCCGCCGGGTCGCCTCGGCGGGGTTTTTGATTCCATAACCTGAAAGGGCATCGATATGGCATTCGGATTGAGGCTTCCCTGGACCCGAGCGGCGCAAAACCGGGCACCGGCCGCCAAGAGCTGGCTGCCCGGTGCGATTGCGGCGCTGGCGGCTGACACGGGCGCGCGCTGGAGCGGGCGGTCCTATGCGGCACTCGCCCGCGAGGGCTTCATGCGCAATCCGGTGGCGCACCGGGCCACACGGCTGATCGCGGAAGCCGCGGCCTCGGTGCCCTGGGTGGTGTTTGATGCGGGCCGCGAAGAGGAACGCCATCCGGTCATCGACCTGATCAACCGTCCTGACCCGACCGGTGCGGGGGACGGTTTTTTCGAAACGCTCTACGGCCATCTGGTGCTTTCGGGCAATGGCTGGATCAATCCCGTGGTGGCGGCGGGACGGGTGGCCGGGCTGCAATTGCTCAGGCCCGACCGGATGCGGGTGATCGAGGGCGCGGACGGCTGGCCGGTGGCCTATGAGCATCAGGCGGGCGGCAGGCGGCAGCGCTTTGCCGTCCACCCCGAAGAGGGGCCGGGGCTGTTGCACCTGAAGCTGTTTCATCCGCTTGACGATCATCTCGGCTTCGCACCGCTCGAAGCGGCTCTGATGGCGCTCGATCTGCACAATGCGGCGATGAGCTGGAACAAGGCGCTGCTCGACAATTCCGCCCGGCCTTCGGGCGCACTGGTCTACCAGCCCAAGGACGGTGGCAATCTGACGCTTGAGCAATATGAGCGGCTCAAGGCCGAGCTCGAGGAGGGCTATCAGGGCGCGCGCCGGGCAGGGCGGCCGATGCTGCTTGAGGGCGGGCTCGACTGGAAGGCGATGGGGCTGACCCCGCGCGACATGGATTTCATCGAGGCCAGGAACGGCGCCGCCCGCGACATCGCCCTGACGCTCGGTGTGCCGCCGATGCTGCTTGGCATTCCGGGCGACCTGACCTACGCCAATTACCAGGAGGCCAACCGCGCCTTCTGCCGCCTCACGGTGCTGCCGCTGGTGGCCCGCACGGCTCAGGCTCTCACCGCCTGGCTGCAGCCTGTCTATGGCGCGGGGCTGAAGATCGACTATGACGCCGACCGTCTTCCGGGGCTAGCCGCAGAGCGCGATGCGCTCTGGTCGCGGCTCGGAGCCGCCGATTTCCTCACCGACGAGGAAAAGCGGGAAGCCGTGGGATATCAACGTGTTCCGGGCTGAGGCGGACTCAGATCCGCAGCCAGCTGAATCAATTTGTGAAGCCGAAACCACTCGAAAATCCGGAGCCAAGCCGATGCAGAGCATGGGGCCCGAACCATCAATGCTGGCCATGCGCATCGCGGGCGCTGTCTGCGGCGCGCTGGTCTCGCTGGTCTACATGATGCCGCGCAGCACCCGCGAGGCCGCCGCGCGCGCCATCGTCGGTGTGGCCTGCGGGCTGGTCTTCGGCGGGCCTGCCGGTGTGGCGCTGGCGGCGCGGATGGGGGTGAGCGATCTGCTCTCGCCTGATGAAACCGTGCTGATGGGATCGGCGGCGGCAAGCCTTGCGGCCTGGTGGGTGCTGGGCGTGCTGACCCGGATCGCCGACCGGGCAGGGCGCGGAAAATATACCTAGGACAAGCTTTCAATTCATTTCGATCGGGGAGTGAGGCCGCCAAGGAATTGCCTCCCCCTTGAGGGGAGGCGGGCGATTGGCCTGGCTCATCCAGGACAGAGCCGGTGGGGGTGCGACACCATCATCGGTCCCGGTGACCGGAGCTGACCCCCACCCCAACCCCTCCCCTCAAGGGGGAGGGGCTTCGCCCCGCTCGCCCGCATCCCGATGGAATTCGACACCAACAAGGACAAAGCCATGACAACGGACTGGAGCATCTCCGGACGGCAGCGAAAGCGCGTCGATCTGGCACTGGAGGATGTAAGCGGCGACGGCAGCTTCTCGGGCTATGCGAGCCTGTTCGGCGCGGTCGATCTGGGGCGCGACATGATCGAGCCCGGCGCTTTCGCCGCCTCGCTCAGGCGC
The DNA window shown above is from Hoeflea phototrophica DFL-43 and carries:
- a CDS encoding class I SAM-dependent methyltransferase, which translates into the protein MDVASATETEMEMVLAGYAGLGAEWIARSDGLSCDEIYAPVADLLPLAPSRVLDLGAATGRDAAWLVSLGHCVTAVEPVRSLREAGLRLHPQGEIDWVDDRLPGLERIDVAESYGCVLANGVLHHLEPAAQQSAIRRLAPMLDPGGLMIASLRHGAGPEGRKAWPIDVEALVGIARTCGLDLIRRVDKGSIQPENQTAGITWTWLALRRSEGTAGG
- a CDS encoding phage portal protein is translated as MAFGLRLPWTRAAQNRAPAAKSWLPGAIAALAADTGARWSGRSYAALAREGFMRNPVAHRATRLIAEAAASVPWVVFDAGREEERHPVIDLINRPDPTGAGDGFFETLYGHLVLSGNGWINPVVAAGRVAGLQLLRPDRMRVIEGADGWPVAYEHQAGGRRQRFAVHPEEGPGLLHLKLFHPLDDHLGFAPLEAALMALDLHNAAMSWNKALLDNSARPSGALVYQPKDGGNLTLEQYERLKAELEEGYQGARRAGRPMLLEGGLDWKAMGLTPRDMDFIEARNGAARDIALTLGVPPMLLGIPGDLTYANYQEANRAFCRLTVLPLVARTAQALTAWLQPVYGAGLKIDYDADRLPGLAAERDALWSRLGAADFLTDEEKREAVGYQRVPG
- a CDS encoding DUF6107 family protein — its product is MQSMGPEPSMLAMRIAGAVCGALVSLVYMMPRSTREAAARAIVGVACGLVFGGPAGVALAARMGVSDLLSPDETVLMGSAAASLAAWWVLGVLTRIADRAGRGKYT
- a CDS encoding DNA-packaging protein codes for the protein MAGETRGMILQSMTVALNCGVWMRPRRYPARRIQMRMAEGAACTSRSEPSGDLEAGLEVGDSGAAAVADLLAAWIAEFDDQALIANANDWQLIARPEQLPPDGDWRSWLLMGGRGSGKTRAGAEWVHGLASGAVPGLGRQGRIALVAETFGDAREVMIDGVSGIMGVARDQRPAFEATRRRLVWPSGAVAQMFSSEDPESLRGPQFDLAWCDELGKWRHARETWDMLQFALRLGQHPRQLITTTPRATPLMLALVKDIGTRVTRIRTEDNAGNLAAGFLDTVRARYGGTRLGRQELDGELIADREDGLWRREQLEALVVRKPGPLGRIVVAVDPPASGEAKHSCCGIVAAGLDAEGRAVVLADGSQEGASPSGWAGAVSRLYRRFDADCVVAEINQGGDMVTSVLRTVDSTLPVRQVRATRGKWLRAEPVAALYEQGRVVHAGHFAALEDQMCDFGPDGLSSGRSPDRLDALVWALTELLLERRGAPQIRHL